One Nostoc sp. UHCC 0302 DNA window includes the following coding sequences:
- a CDS encoding DUF2256 domain-containing protein — protein sequence MGRARSKSDLPTKICPVCQRPFTWRKKWQDCWDEVKYCSERCRRRRSEANNETNSN from the coding sequence ATGGGACGCGCTCGTTCTAAATCTGACTTGCCTACAAAAATCTGTCCGGTATGTCAACGTCCTTTCACATGGCGCAAGAAATGGCAAGATTGCTGGGACGAGGTGAAATACTGCTCAGAACGTTGCCGCCGTCGCCGTTCTGAGGCTAACAATGAAACCAACAGCAACTGA